A stretch of Chionomys nivalis chromosome 2, mChiNiv1.1, whole genome shotgun sequence DNA encodes these proteins:
- the LOC130863438 gene encoding olfactory receptor 4P4-like, translating into MDRSSNITVFILLGLSQNKNTEVICFVFFLFCYTTIWMGNVLIMVSITRTQLIHQPMYFFLNYLSLSDLCYTSTVTPKLMTDLLAERKLISYNNCMIQLFTTHLFGGIEIFILTGMAYDRYVAICKPLHYTIIMSRHRCNAIIMACCTGGFVHSASQLLLALFLPFCGPNEIDHYFCDVYPLLKLACSNTHIIGLLVIANSGLIALVTFVVLVLSYFFILYTIRAYSVESRSKALSTCSYHLTVVILFFAPALFIYIRPATTFPEDKVFALFYTIIAPMFNPLIYTLRNKEMKNALQKVWSYQFSFDNRSTGKNIYNHHF; encoded by the exons ATGGATAGAAGCAGTAACATCACAGTTTTTATCCTATTGGGACTTTCCCAAAATAAGAACACTGAagtcatttgctttgttttctttttattttgctacaCTACTATTTGGATGGGCAATGTACTCATAATGGTTTCTATCACACGCACTCAACTCATTCACCAacccatgtatttcttcctcaaCTATCTGTCACTTTCTGATCTCTGCTACACATCCACTGTAACCCCTAAATTAATGACTGACTTACTGGCAGAAAGGAAACTAATTTCCTATAATAATTGCATGATACAACTCTTTACAACTCATTTATTTGGAGGAATTGAAATCTTTATTCTCACAGGGATGGCCTATGACCGATATGTAGCCATTTGCAAGCCCCTGCATTATACCATAATCATGAGCAGGCACAGGTGTAATGCAATCATCATGGCTTGTTGTACTGGGGGATTTGTGCACTCAGCTAGTCAGCTTCTTCTCGCTCTCTTCTTACCATTTTGTGGCCCAAATGAGATAGATCACTATTTCTGTGATGTGTATCCTTTGTTGAAATTGGCCTGTTCCAACACACACATAATCGGTCTCTTAGTCATTGCTAACTCTGGCTTAATTGCTTTAgttacttttgttgttttggtactgtcttatttttttatacTGTATACCATAAGGGCATACTCTGTGGAGAGTCGAAGCAAAGCTCTGTCTACTTGCAGTTACCACTTAACTGTTGTCATCCTGTTTTTTGCTCCTGCACTATTCATTTACATCAGACCAGCTACCACATTCCCGGAAGATAAGGTGTTTGCTCTTTTCTACACCATAATAGCTCCAATGTTTAACCCTCTGATATACACGCTGAGAAACAAGGAGATGAAGAATGCCCTACAAAAAGTTTGGAGTTATCAA TTTTCATTCGATAATAGGAGTACTGGTAAGAACATTTATAATCATCATTTTTAG
- the LOC130870063 gene encoding olfactory receptor 4P4-like: MECQRNISEFILMGLSSKQNIQEFFFLYFSFCYLAILCGNLLILISIRCSSLFNQPMYYFLSHLSSMDICYTSCVTPKLIGDMLVRRKTITYEKCMLQVFAMHFFGMIEILILTTMAFDRCVAICRPLHYMVIMSRPRCHVLIWVSWVGGAFHSFSQVFMLICLPFCGPNEIDNYYCDIFPLLKVACNDTYITGVLVVANSGLIALVTFVLLFGSYVVILFTLRNHSSEGRRKALSTCGSHITVVVLFFGPSIFAYLRPPTTFPEDKIFALFYTIIAPMFNPLIYTLRNTEMKNAMKKVWCQKTFSGEKQN, from the coding sequence ATGGAATGCCAGAGAAATATATCAGAATTCATTCTCATGGGTCTGTCTTCTAAGCAGAACATACAAGAGTTTTTCTTCTTGTACTTCTCATTCTGTTATCTCGCTATCTTGTGTGGGAATCTGCTGATCCTTATCTCAATTAGATGCAGTTCTCTGTTCAACCAACCAATGTACTATTTCCTGAGTCACCTATCTTCCATGGACATCTGCTATACATCCTGTGTGACACCCAAATTGATTGGGGATATGTTAGTGAGAAGAAAAACCATCACCTATGAAAAATGCATGCTGCAGGTGTTTGCTATGCACTTCTTCGGAATGATTGAAATCTTAATCCTGACAACCATGGCCTTCGACCGTTGTGTGGCCATCTGCAGACCTCTACACTACATGGTCATCATGAGCAGACCCAGGTGCCATGTCCTAATCTGGGTTTCCTGGGTTGGTGGAGCTTTCCACTCTTTTTCCCAGGTTTTTATGTTAATATGTTTGCCCTTCTGTGGCCCCAATGAAATTGACAACTATTACTGTGACATTTTCCCTTTACTGAAAGTTGCCTGTAATGATACCTATATCACCGGTGTCCTTGTGGTTGCCAATTCAGGACTAATTGCTTTGGTAACCTTTGTTCTCCTGTTTGGTTCATATGTGGTTATACTGTTCACATTAAGGAACCACTCCTCAGAAGGAAGACGCAAAGCTCTTTCCACCTGTGGATCCCACATCACtgtggttgttttgttctttggacCCTCCATCTTTGCCTACCTTAGACCTCCTACCACTTTCCCTGAAGACAAAATCTTTGCCCTATTTTACACCATTATTGCTCCTATGTTCAACCCCCTCATCTATACCCTAAGGAATACAGAGATGAAGAACGCCATGAAGAAGGTTTGGTGTCAAAAGACATTCTcaggagagaaacaaaattaa